One part of the Streptomyces ferrugineus genome encodes these proteins:
- the exaC gene encoding acetaldehyde dehydrogenase ExaC, with the protein MTRYAAPGTEGAIVSYQARYDHFIGGEYVPPIRGQYFENPTPVNGQPFTEIARGTAEDVERALDAAHAAAPAWGRMSVTERSDILRKIADRMEANLERLAVAESWENGKPVRETLAADIPLAIDHFRYFAGVIRSQEGSLGEVDDDTVAYHFHEPLGVVAQIIPWNFPILMATWKLAPALAAGNAVVLKPAEQTPASIHYWLSLVADLLPPGVVNIVNGFGVEAGKPLASSPRVAKVAFTGETTTGRLIMQYASENITPVTLELGGKSPNIFFDDVWAANDDFRDKALEGFTMFALNQGEVCTCPSRALVQRGHYAEFIEAAIARTEQISTGHPLDTDTMIGAQASNDQLEKILSYLDIGRQEGARILTGGERIEHDGELKGGYYVQPTVFEGDNRMRIFQEEIFGPVVSVTSFDDFDDAIKIANDTLYGLGAGVWTRDINTAYRAGRAIQAGRVWTNCYHAYPAHAAFGGYKGSGIGRETHKMMLEHYQQTKNLLVSYSPKKLGFF; encoded by the coding sequence ATGACCCGTTACGCGGCGCCCGGCACCGAGGGTGCGATCGTCTCCTACCAGGCGCGCTACGACCACTTCATCGGCGGGGAGTACGTGCCGCCGATCCGGGGGCAGTACTTCGAGAACCCGACGCCGGTGAACGGGCAGCCGTTCACCGAGATCGCGCGGGGCACGGCGGAGGACGTGGAGCGGGCGCTGGACGCGGCGCACGCGGCGGCCCCGGCGTGGGGCCGGATGTCGGTGACCGAACGCTCCGACATCCTGCGGAAGATCGCCGACCGTATGGAGGCGAACCTGGAGAGGCTGGCCGTCGCCGAGAGCTGGGAGAACGGCAAGCCGGTGCGGGAGACGCTGGCGGCGGACATTCCGCTGGCCATCGACCACTTCCGCTACTTCGCGGGCGTGATCAGGTCGCAGGAGGGCTCGCTCGGCGAGGTCGACGACGACACGGTGGCATACCACTTCCACGAGCCGTTGGGCGTGGTCGCGCAGATCATCCCGTGGAACTTCCCGATCCTCATGGCGACGTGGAAGCTCGCGCCGGCGCTGGCCGCGGGCAACGCCGTCGTGCTCAAGCCGGCCGAGCAGACCCCGGCGTCCATCCACTACTGGCTGAGCCTGGTCGCCGATCTGCTCCCGCCCGGCGTGGTCAACATCGTCAACGGCTTCGGCGTGGAGGCGGGCAAGCCGCTGGCGTCCAGCCCCAGGGTGGCCAAAGTGGCGTTCACCGGCGAGACCACGACCGGCCGGCTGATCATGCAGTACGCCTCGGAGAACATCACCCCGGTCACCCTCGAGCTCGGCGGCAAGTCGCCGAACATCTTCTTCGACGACGTGTGGGCGGCGAACGACGACTTCCGGGACAAGGCCCTGGAGGGCTTCACGATGTTCGCGCTCAACCAGGGCGAGGTGTGCACCTGCCCGTCCCGGGCGCTGGTGCAGCGGGGCCACTACGCCGAGTTCATCGAGGCGGCGATCGCCCGCACCGAGCAGATCAGCACCGGCCACCCGCTCGACACGGACACGATGATCGGCGCGCAGGCGTCCAACGACCAGCTGGAGAAGATCCTCTCCTACCTGGACATCGGCCGGCAGGAGGGCGCCCGGATCCTGACGGGTGGCGAGCGTATCGAGCACGACGGCGAGCTGAAGGGCGGGTACTACGTCCAGCCGACCGTCTTCGAGGGCGACAACCGCATGCGGATCTTCCAGGAGGAGATCTTCGGGCCGGTCGTCTCGGTGACGTCCTTCGACGACTTCGACGACGCCATCAAGATCGCGAACGACACGCTGTACGGCCTCGGTGCGGGCGTGTGGACGCGGGACATCAACACCGCGTACCGCGCGGGTCGCGCCATCCAGGCGGGGCGGGTGTGGACGAACTGCTATCACGCGTATCCGGCGCATGCGGCGTTCGGCGGCTACAAGGGGTCGGGCATCGGGCGTGAGACGCACAAGATGATGCTGGAGCACTACCAGCAGACGAAGAACCTGCTGGTGTCGTACTCGCCGAAGAAGCTCGGCTTCTTCTAG
- a CDS encoding N-acetylmuramoyl-L-alanine amidase codes for MERARPHLSRRRILQGTALAAVPYALLPERRAGAHIPGPDHPLAEWRPANPANYTEANRPASHAVDRVIIHVTQTTYLNTLFVFENPRKKVSAHYVVRSADGHTSQCVPEADIAWHAGDWDHNLRSIGIEHEGWVDRPGYFTDVMYETSARLTAAICARHGIPKDRAHIIGHHEVPGTDHTDPGPHWDWTRYIRLVNAV; via the coding sequence TTGGAACGCGCAAGACCCCATCTCAGCCGACGGCGGATCCTCCAGGGCACGGCTCTCGCCGCCGTCCCGTACGCCCTGCTCCCCGAGCGGCGGGCCGGAGCCCACATTCCGGGTCCGGACCACCCACTCGCCGAGTGGCGGCCGGCGAACCCCGCCAACTACACGGAGGCGAACCGCCCTGCGTCCCACGCCGTGGACCGAGTGATCATCCACGTCACACAGACCACCTACCTCAACACCCTGTTCGTCTTCGAGAACCCCAGGAAGAAGGTGTCCGCGCACTACGTCGTCCGGTCGGCGGACGGACACACCTCCCAGTGTGTTCCCGAGGCGGACATCGCCTGGCACGCCGGGGACTGGGACCACAACCTGCGCAGTATCGGCATCGAGCACGAGGGCTGGGTGGACCGGCCCGGCTACTTCACCGACGTCATGTACGAGACGTCGGCCCGGCTCACGGCGGCGATCTGCGCCAGGCACGGCATACCGAAGGACCGGGCACACATCATCGGACACCACGAGGTGCCGGGCACCGACCACACCGATCCCGGCCCGCACTGGGACTGGACGCGCTACATACGACTGGTCAACGCCGTCTGA
- a CDS encoding endo-1,4-beta-xylanase, whose amino-acid sequence MGSYAFPRAVHRRKIRGLLLALIVGVLGMVPALVAPPTAHAAESTLGAAAAQSGRYFGTAIASGRLGDSAYTTIANREFNSVTAENEMKIDATEPQRGQFNFTAGDRVYNWAVQNGKQVRGHTLAWHSQQPGWMQSLSGSNLRQAMIDHIKGVMAHYKGKIVQWDVVNEAFADGSSGARRDSNLQRTGNDWIEVAFRTARAADPAAKLCYNDYNVENWTWAKTQAMYAMVRDFKQRGVPIDCVGFQSHFNSGSPYNPNFRTTLQNFAALGVDVAITELDIQGAPASTYAAVTNDCLAVPRCLGITVWGVRDSDSWRPEHTPLLFNGNGSKKPAYTAVLNALNGGSTTPPSDSTPIKGVGSGRCLDVPGASTTDGTQLQLWDCNNQANQQWTYTAAGELRVYGDKCLDAAGTANGAKVQIYSCWGGDNQKWRLNSDGSVVGVQSGRCLDAVGAGTANGTLIQLYSCSNGSNQRWTRT is encoded by the coding sequence ATGGGCTCGTATGCCTTTCCCAGAGCCGTTCACCGCCGGAAGATCCGCGGCCTGCTGCTGGCGCTGATCGTCGGCGTCCTCGGTATGGTCCCCGCACTGGTCGCGCCGCCGACCGCACACGCCGCCGAGAGCACGCTCGGCGCCGCGGCGGCGCAGAGCGGCCGCTACTTCGGCACCGCCATCGCCTCGGGCAGGCTGGGTGACTCGGCGTACACGACGATCGCGAACCGTGAGTTCAACTCGGTGACGGCCGAGAACGAGATGAAGATCGACGCCACCGAACCGCAGCGTGGCCAGTTCAACTTCACCGCCGGTGACCGCGTCTACAACTGGGCGGTGCAGAACGGCAAGCAGGTGCGCGGCCACACCCTGGCCTGGCACTCCCAGCAGCCCGGCTGGATGCAGAGCCTCAGCGGCAGCAATCTGCGCCAGGCGATGATCGACCACATCAAGGGCGTGATGGCCCACTACAAGGGCAAGATCGTCCAGTGGGACGTCGTGAACGAGGCCTTCGCCGACGGCAGTTCGGGAGCCCGCCGCGACTCCAACCTGCAACGCACCGGCAACGACTGGATCGAGGTCGCCTTCCGCACCGCGCGCGCCGCCGATCCGGCGGCCAAGCTCTGCTACAACGACTACAACGTCGAAAACTGGACCTGGGCCAAGACCCAGGCCATGTACGCCATGGTCCGGGACTTCAAGCAGCGCGGCGTGCCGATCGACTGCGTCGGCTTCCAGTCGCACTTCAACAGCGGCAGCCCCTACAACCCCAACTTCCGCACCACCCTGCAGAACTTCGCCGCCCTCGGCGTCGACGTGGCCATCACCGAACTCGACATCCAGGGCGCCCCGGCCTCGACCTACGCCGCCGTGACCAACGACTGCCTGGCCGTCCCGCGCTGCCTCGGCATCACCGTCTGGGGTGTGCGTGACTCCGACTCCTGGCGACCGGAGCACACGCCGCTGCTGTTCAACGGTAACGGCAGCAAGAAGCCCGCCTACACCGCCGTCCTCAACGCACTCAACGGCGGCTCCACCACGCCCCCTTCGGATTCCACACCGATCAAGGGCGTCGGTTCGGGCCGCTGCCTGGACGTGCCCGGCGCCAGCACCACCGACGGTACCCAGCTCCAACTGTGGGACTGCAACAACCAGGCCAATCAGCAGTGGACCTACACCGCCGCAGGCGAGCTCAGGGTTTACGGCGACAAGTGCCTGGACGCCGCAGGAACCGCCAACGGCGCCAAGGTCCAGATCTACAGCTGCTGGGGTGGCGACAACCAGAAATGGCGCCTCAACTCCGACGGATCCGTCGTCGGCGTCCAGTCTGGCCGCTGCCTCGACGCCGTCGGCGCCGGAACCGCGAACGGCACCCTGATCCAGCTCTACTCCTGCTCGAACGGCAGCAACCAACGCTGGACCCGGACCTGA
- a CDS encoding acetamidase/formamidase family protein: MSDPHILTVRPEPGEYAWTFGGAPPVARVAPGTVLDLYTEDCFAGRVRSEKDLVSEVCEFPYLNPQTGPFHIEGAEPGDTVAVHFVSIEPARDWAASTTVPLFGALTSTHTTATLQPPLPETVWIWQLDRARRTALFRAHDSDIEAELPMDPMHGTVGVAPANLEVRSALVPDAHGGNMDTPEMRAGVTCYLGVNVEGALLSLGDGHARQGEGETCGVAVECAMNTVVIVELLKGLATPWPRIESDTHIVSTGSARPLEDAFRISQLDLVQWLVRDYGFSELDAYQFATQAVESPLANVCDTNYTCVAKIRKQWLPVRETHRGVHARLRETAATLR, from the coding sequence ATGAGCGACCCCCACATCCTCACCGTGCGACCCGAACCCGGCGAGTACGCCTGGACGTTCGGCGGCGCACCGCCCGTGGCGCGCGTCGCGCCCGGCACGGTCCTCGACCTGTACACGGAGGACTGCTTCGCGGGGCGGGTGCGCTCGGAGAAGGACCTGGTGTCCGAGGTGTGCGAGTTCCCCTACCTCAACCCTCAGACGGGGCCCTTCCACATCGAGGGCGCCGAGCCGGGTGACACGGTCGCCGTGCACTTCGTGTCGATCGAACCGGCCCGGGACTGGGCCGCGTCGACCACGGTCCCGCTGTTCGGCGCGCTCACCTCGACGCACACCACGGCCACGCTGCAGCCGCCGCTGCCGGAGACCGTATGGATCTGGCAGCTCGACCGGGCGCGGCGGACGGCGCTGTTCCGGGCCCACGACAGTGACATCGAGGCCGAGTTGCCCATGGACCCGATGCACGGCACTGTCGGGGTGGCTCCCGCCAATCTGGAGGTGCGTTCGGCCCTGGTGCCCGACGCGCACGGCGGGAACATGGACACACCCGAGATGCGGGCCGGCGTCACCTGCTATCTCGGGGTGAACGTCGAGGGCGCGCTGCTCAGCCTCGGCGACGGGCACGCCCGGCAAGGTGAGGGAGAGACGTGCGGGGTCGCCGTCGAGTGTGCGATGAACACCGTGGTGATCGTCGAGCTGCTCAAGGGGCTCGCCACGCCCTGGCCGCGCATCGAGTCGGACACGCACATCGTCTCGACGGGCTCGGCGCGGCCGCTGGAGGACGCGTTCCGGATATCCCAGCTCGACCTGGTGCAGTGGCTGGTGCGCGACTACGGGTTCAGTGAGCTGGACGCGTACCAGTTCGCGACCCAGGCCGTGGAGTCGCCGCTGGCCAACGTGTGCGACACCAACTACACGTGCGTGGCCAAGATCCGCAAACAGTGGCTGCCGGTGCGCGAGACGCACCGCGGAGTGCATGCGCGGCTGCGAGAGACGGCGGCGACGCTGCGCTGA
- a CDS encoding GAF domain-containing protein codes for MTDPWVALEPGADPAERVRVLRRAHETFTEVGTVPTPVRSVVADSWRRSARAGVGPDGTASVELVDGDLGAYRAEHPLARVMPLFRELLGTFASDGEHLLAVCDAHGRLLWVEGHPTTRRRAGLMNFVPGARWAETSVGTNAPGTAVTVDRPVQVFAAEHFIRRVQPWTCAAAPVHDPRTGRVLGAVDITGGDGLAHPHSLGFVQAVARAAESHLALLRPRTPATDAPELSALGRDEAQLLIGGSRVRLSRRHSEILVLLARHPEGLTGDELLCALYEDESVTPVTLRAELARLRRILGPGLLGSRPYRLTVPVESDVAVVERRLETGAVTAAATAYAGPLLPGSQAPAVVRLRRLLADGLRTALIARRDPDLLADWAHAPWGEDDLDVWRALAAVRPTASVRSRLAALESELTAPLARERRPAR; via the coding sequence TTGACCGATCCGTGGGTGGCTCTGGAACCGGGGGCCGACCCCGCCGAGCGCGTACGGGTGCTGCGTCGTGCGCATGAGACGTTCACCGAGGTGGGCACGGTGCCGACGCCGGTGCGTTCCGTGGTGGCCGACTCGTGGCGGCGTTCCGCGCGGGCCGGTGTCGGTCCGGACGGGACGGCGAGCGTGGAGCTGGTGGACGGTGACCTCGGCGCCTATCGCGCGGAGCATCCGCTGGCGCGGGTGATGCCGCTGTTCCGGGAGTTGCTGGGCACGTTCGCCTCGGACGGCGAGCATCTGCTCGCGGTGTGCGACGCGCACGGCAGGCTGCTGTGGGTCGAGGGTCATCCGACGACCCGGCGCAGGGCGGGGCTGATGAACTTCGTGCCGGGTGCGCGGTGGGCGGAGACCTCGGTCGGGACGAACGCGCCGGGTACGGCGGTCACCGTGGACCGGCCGGTGCAGGTGTTCGCGGCCGAGCACTTCATCCGCCGGGTGCAGCCCTGGACCTGTGCGGCGGCGCCGGTGCACGATCCGCGGACCGGGCGGGTGCTCGGGGCGGTGGACATCACCGGTGGTGACGGGCTCGCGCATCCGCACAGCCTGGGGTTCGTGCAGGCGGTCGCGCGTGCCGCGGAGTCCCACCTGGCGCTGCTCAGACCGCGGACGCCCGCCACCGACGCACCCGAGCTGTCCGCGCTGGGCCGCGACGAGGCGCAGCTGCTCATCGGCGGCAGCCGGGTCCGGCTCAGCCGTCGGCACAGCGAGATCCTGGTGCTGCTCGCCCGCCACCCGGAGGGACTGACCGGCGACGAGCTGCTGTGCGCACTGTACGAGGACGAGTCGGTGACGCCCGTGACACTGCGAGCCGAACTGGCGCGCCTGCGCCGGATACTGGGCCCCGGCCTGCTCGGCTCGCGGCCCTACCGGCTCACGGTGCCGGTCGAGTCGGACGTGGCGGTCGTCGAGCGGCGTCTGGAGACGGGTGCGGTCACGGCAGCGGCCACGGCATACGCGGGCCCGCTGCTGCCAGGATCCCAGGCCCCGGCGGTCGTACGGCTCAGGCGTCTGCTCGCCGACGGGCTCCGTACGGCGTTGATCGCCCGTCGTGATCCCGACCTGCTGGCCGACTGGGCGCACGCGCCGTGGGGCGAGGACGATCTCGACGTATGGCGGGCGCTCGCCGCGGTGCGTCCGACGGCGAGCGTGCGGTCGCGGCTGGCCGCGCTGGAGTCCGAGCTCACCGCGCCGCTCGCCCGGGAGCGCCGCCCGGCGCGCTGA
- a CDS encoding NF041680 family putative transposase, whose protein sequence is MGVLSHFRVEFYDCLYTRADALFELTDAVLCSDGPVTSLVELTLTAEHRRGHGAMYDAVNHGWLEPRRLRRLLAATPLPRAADGRIVLAVDVSNWLRPDAPTSPELLFCHVYGRGRSADQFIPGWPYSFVAALETGRTSWTAVLDAIRLGSCDDATAVTAAQLREVVTRLVHAGQWQPGDADILVVMDTGYDVTRLAYVLADLPVELVGRLRSDRVMLRDAGPRRSSPRGGQPRKHGGVLTFSKPETWHTPDQATTCDTTRYGTAEALAWDRMHPRLQARGPWLDHCGELPLIHGTLIRLKVEHLPGDRDPKPVWMWSSRTGMTGQDVDLRWQAFLRRFDLEHTFRLFKQTLGWTVPKVRDPHTADLWTWLIIAAHTQLRLARPLAEDLRRPWERPSEPRRLTPARVRRGFRHLRVKTARPADVPRPSKPGPGRPPGSKNRRPAPRHEPGKTVKRIETLTEHVRLKQQRG, encoded by the coding sequence GTGGGCGTCCTGTCCCACTTTCGTGTCGAGTTCTACGACTGCCTCTACACCCGGGCGGATGCGCTCTTCGAGCTCACCGACGCGGTGCTGTGCTCGGACGGCCCGGTGACGTCGCTGGTCGAGTTGACGCTCACCGCCGAGCACCGGCGCGGGCACGGAGCGATGTACGACGCGGTCAACCACGGCTGGCTGGAACCGCGCCGCCTGCGCAGGCTGCTGGCCGCCACGCCGCTGCCACGCGCCGCCGACGGGCGGATCGTGCTCGCGGTGGACGTGAGCAACTGGCTGCGACCCGACGCCCCCACCAGCCCGGAGTTGCTGTTCTGCCACGTCTACGGGCGGGGCCGCAGCGCGGATCAGTTCATCCCCGGCTGGCCCTACTCCTTCGTCGCCGCCCTGGAGACGGGACGCACGTCATGGACGGCCGTGCTGGACGCGATCCGGCTGGGGTCGTGCGACGATGCCACCGCGGTGACCGCCGCCCAGCTGCGCGAGGTGGTCACCCGGCTGGTGCACGCCGGGCAGTGGCAGCCGGGCGACGCAGACATCCTCGTCGTGATGGACACCGGCTACGACGTCACCCGCCTCGCCTACGTCCTGGCCGACCTGCCCGTCGAACTGGTCGGCCGCCTACGCTCGGACCGCGTCATGCTCCGGGACGCCGGCCCACGCCGCTCCTCCCCGCGTGGCGGGCAGCCCCGCAAGCACGGCGGCGTCCTCACCTTCTCCAAGCCGGAGACCTGGCACACCCCCGACCAAGCCACGACCTGCGACACCACCCGCTACGGCACGGCCGAAGCCCTCGCCTGGGACCGGATGCACCCCCGATTGCAGGCCCGCGGCCCCTGGCTCGACCACTGCGGCGAACTCCCTCTGATCCACGGCACGTTGATCCGGCTGAAGGTCGAGCACCTACCTGGTGACCGCGACCCCAAGCCGGTATGGATGTGGTCCTCGCGCACCGGCATGACCGGCCAGGACGTCGACCTGCGCTGGCAGGCGTTCCTCCGCAGATTCGATCTTGAACATACCTTCCGGCTGTTCAAGCAGACCCTGGGCTGGACCGTCCCCAAGGTCCGCGATCCGCACACGGCCGACCTGTGGACCTGGCTGATCATCGCCGCCCACACCCAACTCCGCCTCGCCCGGCCCCTCGCCGAGGACCTCCGCCGCCCCTGGGAACGGCCCTCCGAGCCGCGCCGGCTCACCCCCGCCCGAGTCCGCCGAGGGTTCCGCCACCTCCGCGTGAAGACCGCCCGTCCCGCCGACGTGCCCAGACCCTCCAAGCCCGGACCCGGACGCCCACCCGGCTCGAAGAACCGCAGGCCAGCCCCACGTCACGAGCCTGGGAAGACCGTGAAACGAATCGAAACCCTCACCGAACACGTCCGCCTGAAACAGCAGCGAGGTTAA
- a CDS encoding ROK family transcriptional regulator, with product MTAPLHEAHPTGAGRALPNTQQGMRRRNLARVMHTVSAEGPLSRAAVASRIGLTRAAVSTLVDELIRSGLLEELGPERPGRVGRPGSALAVSGHGPAGIGAEVGVDHLAVCAVDLRGEVRSRAVRHGANRGRAPKPVIEELHELVRQVVAEAEREGLWPAGLAIAVPGLVARDARTVVRAPNLDWRDADLGELLPADLPLTVGNEADFGALAELWLGDGTPRDFLHVSAEIGIGAAVVVDGGLLRGTRGFAGELGHVPVRPDGPQCPCGGRGCLEQYAGEDAVLRAAGLEPGEDRVGLLAGRAAEGDEDVRRALRDAGTALGIALTGAVNLLDPESVVLGGALAGLAPWLLPSLEAELDQRTAGPACPVSVSRLGPEGPLLGAAHSVVRAVLDDPAAVAERA from the coding sequence ATGACCGCACCGCTGCACGAGGCCCACCCGACCGGCGCCGGGCGCGCACTGCCCAACACCCAGCAGGGCATGCGGCGCCGCAATCTCGCCCGGGTGATGCACACCGTGAGCGCCGAGGGTCCGCTCTCCCGTGCCGCCGTCGCCTCCCGTATCGGGCTGACGCGTGCGGCGGTGTCCACCCTGGTCGACGAGCTGATCCGCTCGGGACTGCTGGAGGAACTGGGTCCGGAGCGGCCCGGCCGGGTGGGCCGTCCCGGGTCGGCGCTCGCCGTCAGCGGGCACGGCCCGGCCGGGATAGGCGCGGAGGTCGGCGTCGACCATCTCGCCGTCTGCGCGGTCGACCTGCGCGGCGAAGTGCGGTCCCGGGCCGTCCGGCACGGCGCGAACCGGGGCCGGGCGCCCAAACCGGTGATCGAGGAACTCCACGAGCTGGTGCGCCAGGTCGTCGCCGAGGCCGAGCGCGAGGGACTGTGGCCCGCGGGCCTCGCGATCGCGGTGCCGGGCCTGGTGGCGCGCGACGCCCGTACGGTCGTACGCGCCCCGAACCTCGACTGGCGCGACGCGGACCTGGGCGAACTGCTCCCCGCGGACCTCCCACTGACCGTGGGCAACGAGGCCGATTTCGGCGCGCTCGCCGAACTCTGGCTCGGCGACGGCACTCCGCGTGACTTCCTGCATGTGTCGGCGGAGATCGGCATCGGTGCGGCGGTCGTGGTGGACGGCGGGCTGCTGCGCGGAACGCGCGGTTTCGCGGGCGAGTTGGGGCACGTGCCCGTCCGGCCGGACGGTCCGCAGTGCCCGTGCGGGGGGCGCGGGTGTCTGGAGCAGTACGCCGGAGAGGACGCGGTGCTGCGGGCGGCCGGGCTGGAGCCCGGCGAGGATCGTGTCGGGCTGCTCGCCGGGCGGGCCGCCGAGGGCGACGAGGACGTACGGCGTGCCCTGCGCGACGCGGGAACGGCACTGGGCATCGCGCTGACGGGCGCGGTCAATCTGCTGGACCCCGAGAGCGTGGTGCTGGGGGGTGCGCTGGCCGGGCTCGCGCCGTGGCTGCTGCCGTCGCTGGAGGCCGAGCTGGACCAGCGCACCGCCGGACCCGCCTGTCCGGTGTCCGTGTCTCGGCTGGGCCCCGAGGGGCCGCTGCTGGGGGCCGCGCACTCCGTGGTGCGAGCGGTGCTGGACGATCCGGCGGCGGTGGCGGAACGGGCCTGA
- a CDS encoding RICIN domain-containing protein gives MVAATLAIGMLAAVKPVPAAAATVDTNAWYVLVNRNSGKVLDVSGPSTADGARINQWTRHDGANQQWQFVDSGGGFYRLKARHSDKVLDVAGASTADGAAIQQWADHNGANQQFRLADSDAGHVRLINRASGKAVEVQGASTADGGNVVQYTDWGGANQQWQMIKLSSGGGGGCGSAPTLTSGTHTIQSGGKSRSFILRVPANYDNSHPYRLIFAFHWRGGTAGDVASGGTSGNAWSYYGQQEQSNNSAILVAPQGLGNGWANSGGEDVTFVDDMIRRIEGGLCVNPAQRFATGFSWGGGMSYALACSRANVFRAVAVISGAQISGCSGGTQPIAYFGIHGISDNVLNIGQGRSLRDKFVSNNGCTAQSPREPAPGSRTHITTTYSGCRAGYPVQWAAFDGGHIPGPVDGSSGESGVTTWTKAEIWRFFAQFQ, from the coding sequence GTGGTGGCGGCGACCCTCGCGATCGGCATGCTCGCCGCGGTGAAACCGGTGCCCGCCGCGGCGGCGACGGTGGACACCAACGCCTGGTACGTCCTGGTCAACCGCAACAGCGGCAAGGTCCTTGACGTATCCGGCCCCTCCACCGCCGACGGCGCGCGGATAAACCAGTGGACGCGCCACGACGGAGCCAACCAGCAGTGGCAGTTCGTGGACTCCGGTGGCGGTTTCTACCGCCTCAAGGCCCGGCATTCGGACAAGGTTCTCGACGTGGCCGGCGCCTCGACCGCGGACGGTGCCGCGATCCAGCAGTGGGCCGACCACAACGGGGCCAACCAGCAGTTCCGCCTGGCCGACTCCGACGCGGGCCACGTCCGGCTGATCAACCGCGCCAGCGGCAAGGCGGTGGAGGTGCAGGGCGCCTCCACCGCCGACGGAGGCAACGTCGTCCAGTACACCGACTGGGGCGGCGCCAACCAGCAATGGCAGATGATCAAGCTGTCGTCCGGTGGCGGCGGCGGATGCGGCAGCGCCCCGACTCTGACGAGCGGTACGCACACGATTCAGAGCGGCGGCAAGAGCCGCAGCTTCATCCTCAGGGTTCCCGCCAACTACGACAACAGCCACCCCTACCGGCTGATCTTCGCGTTCCACTGGCGGGGCGGAACCGCCGGCGACGTCGCCTCGGGCGGCACGAGCGGGAACGCCTGGTCCTACTACGGCCAACAGGAGCAGTCGAACAACAGCGCGATCCTCGTCGCCCCCCAGGGCCTCGGCAACGGCTGGGCCAATTCGGGCGGTGAGGACGTCACCTTCGTCGACGACATGATCCGGCGCATCGAGGGCGGCCTCTGTGTCAACCCGGCACAGCGTTTCGCCACGGGATTCAGCTGGGGCGGCGGTATGAGCTACGCACTCGCATGCAGCCGGGCGAACGTCTTCAGGGCCGTCGCGGTCATCTCCGGTGCCCAGATCAGCGGGTGCAGCGGCGGCACCCAGCCCATCGCCTACTTCGGAATCCACGGCATCAGCGACAACGTCCTCAACATCGGGCAAGGACGGTCCCTGCGCGACAAGTTCGTCAGCAACAACGGCTGCACCGCACAGAGCCCGCGCGAGCCCGCGCCGGGCAGCCGAACGCACATCACCACCACCTACTCGGGCTGCCGTGCCGGCTACCCGGTCCAATGGGCCGCGTTCGACGGAGGCCACATACCCGGTCCCGTCGACGGCTCCTCCGGCGAAAGCGGCGTCACCACCTGGACCAAGGCAGAGATCTGGAGGTTCTTCGCACAGTTCCAGTGA